One Pectobacterium polaris DNA window includes the following coding sequences:
- the pepD gene encoding beta-Ala-His dipeptidase, translated as MSELSQLSPQPLWDIFAKICSIPHPSYHEEALAEHILEWAKEKGIYTERDQVGNILLRKAATAGMENRKPVVLQAHLDMVPQKNNDTVHDFTTDPIQPYVDGEWLKARGTTLGADNGIGMASALAVLADPSVEHGPLEVLLTMTEEAGMDGAFGLQPNWLQGEILINTDSEEEGEIYMGCAGGIDFITRLPLVRELPPAGYHTLKLTIKGLKGGHSGGDIHLGLGNANKLLARFLFEQAKALDIRILDLNGGTLRNAIPREAFATLSLPAANVEQLKALSQDYLAVLKNELSAVEKNVTVLVEASDSNEHPLTQDSRDRLLALLNATPNGVIRMSDEVKGVVETSLNLGVVTMEDDHAEIICLIRSLIDSGKDAVVGTLTALGQLAGAKTSPKGGYPGWQPDAHSPVMALVRETYQKLFNKTPNIMVIHAGLECGLFKKPYPDMDMVSIGPTITGPHSPDEQVHIGSVDLYWKLLTALLKAIPPRA; from the coding sequence GTGTCTGAATTATCTCAACTTTCCCCCCAGCCTCTGTGGGATATTTTCGCTAAGATCTGTTCTATTCCGCACCCTTCTTATCATGAAGAAGCGCTGGCCGAGCACATTCTGGAATGGGCTAAAGAAAAAGGCATCTATACCGAGCGCGATCAGGTCGGCAATATTCTGCTGCGCAAAGCGGCAACCGCAGGTATGGAAAATCGCAAACCTGTCGTGTTGCAGGCGCATCTGGACATGGTGCCGCAGAAAAACAACGACACCGTACACGATTTCACTACCGATCCGATCCAACCTTATGTTGACGGTGAGTGGCTGAAAGCACGCGGCACCACGCTAGGCGCGGATAACGGCATCGGTATGGCTTCTGCGCTGGCGGTGCTGGCCGATCCAAGCGTCGAGCACGGTCCGCTGGAAGTGCTGCTGACCATGACGGAAGAAGCCGGTATGGATGGCGCGTTTGGCCTGCAACCTAACTGGCTTCAGGGCGAAATCCTGATCAATACCGATTCGGAAGAAGAAGGTGAGATCTACATGGGTTGCGCTGGCGGTATTGATTTTATCACCCGCCTGCCGCTGGTGCGCGAACTGCCACCTGCCGGTTACCACACGCTGAAGCTGACGATTAAGGGGCTGAAAGGCGGCCACTCTGGCGGTGACATTCATCTGGGGCTGGGCAACGCCAACAAGCTGCTGGCACGTTTCCTGTTCGAGCAGGCGAAAGCGCTGGATATCCGCATTCTCGATCTGAACGGCGGGACGCTGCGTAACGCGATTCCGCGTGAAGCCTTCGCCACGCTGTCACTGCCTGCCGCTAACGTCGAGCAGTTGAAAGCGCTGAGCCAGGACTATCTGGCCGTGCTGAAAAATGAGCTGTCCGCCGTTGAGAAAAACGTGACCGTGCTGGTGGAAGCCAGCGACAGCAACGAGCACCCGCTGACGCAGGACAGCCGCGATCGCCTGCTGGCACTGCTCAATGCCACGCCAAACGGCGTGATCCGCATGAGCGACGAAGTCAAAGGCGTGGTGGAAACGTCGCTGAACCTCGGCGTTGTTACGATGGAAGACGACCATGCAGAAATTATCTGCCTGATTCGTTCGCTGATCGACAGCGGTAAAGACGCCGTCGTTGGTACGCTGACGGCGCTGGGCCAGTTGGCTGGCGCGAAAACGTCACCGAAAGGTGGCTACCCAGGCTGGCAGCCGGATGCACATTCACCGGTCATGGCGCTGGTACGCGAAACGTATCAGAAGCTGTTCAACAAGACGCCAAACATCATGGTGATTCACGCGGGTCTGGAATGCGGTCTGTTCAAGAAACCGTACCCAGACATGGATATGGTTTCCATCGGGCCGACCATCACCGGGCCACACTCGCCGGATGAGCAAGTGCATATCGGCAGCGTCGATCTGTACTGGAAATTGCTGACAGCGCTGCTGAAAGCGATTCCGCCACGCGCGTAA
- the dinB gene encoding DNA polymerase IV: MRKIIHVDMDCFYAAIEMRDNPRLRDIPLAIGGSADRRGVISTANYPARRYGVRSAMATATALRLCPHLTLLPGRMEVYKSTSRQIREIFSRYTSLIEPLSLDEAYLDVTDSPQCNGSATRIAEDIRRTIADELNLTASAGIAPIKFLAKIASELNKPNGQYVITPEQVDDFLLALPLEKIPGVGKVTAKRLEERGLHTCADVRVYALADLLKEFGKFGRVLWERCQGIDERRISPDRLRKSVGVEKTLAQDIHDWEQCENLIEELYEELEVRLKRVKPDLHIARQGVKLKFDDFQQTTQEHVWPVLNKQDLLKIAQQTWQERRKSRGVRLVGLHVTLLDPQIERQLVFDWG; encoded by the coding sequence ATGCGCAAAATCATTCATGTTGATATGGACTGCTTCTACGCAGCAATTGAGATGCGTGATAACCCGCGCCTGCGCGATATTCCTCTGGCAATTGGTGGGAGTGCCGATCGCCGTGGCGTCATCAGCACCGCTAACTATCCTGCCCGACGCTACGGTGTCCGCAGCGCAATGGCAACGGCAACCGCCTTACGCCTGTGTCCACACCTCACGTTGTTGCCGGGGCGCATGGAGGTGTATAAATCCACCTCGCGCCAAATCCGCGAGATCTTCTCCCGCTACACGTCGCTGATCGAACCCCTTTCTCTGGATGAAGCCTATCTGGATGTCACCGATAGCCCGCAGTGCAACGGTTCGGCGACGCGCATCGCCGAAGACATCCGTCGAACCATCGCGGATGAACTGAATCTGACCGCCTCGGCGGGGATTGCGCCGATCAAATTTCTGGCGAAGATCGCCTCTGAGTTAAATAAGCCGAATGGACAATATGTGATTACACCGGAGCAGGTGGATGATTTCCTGCTGGCGCTGCCGCTGGAGAAGATCCCTGGCGTTGGGAAGGTGACCGCAAAACGGCTGGAAGAGCGTGGCCTGCACACCTGCGCGGATGTTCGGGTGTATGCGCTGGCGGATCTGCTTAAAGAGTTCGGCAAATTTGGCCGCGTGCTGTGGGAGCGATGTCAGGGGATTGATGAGCGACGGATTTCACCCGATCGGTTGAGGAAGTCGGTTGGCGTGGAAAAGACGCTGGCGCAGGATATTCACGACTGGGAACAGTGTGAAAACCTGATCGAAGAGCTTTATGAGGAGCTGGAAGTCCGCCTGAAACGGGTGAAACCCGATCTGCATATTGCGCGTCAGGGCGTCAAACTCAAATTTGATGATTTTCAGCAAACGACGCAGGAGCATGTGTGGCCGGTGCTGAATAAACAAGATCTGTTGAAGATCGCGCAACAAACCTGGCAGGAGCGGCGTAAATCCAGAGGCGTCCGGCTGGTTGGGCTACATGTGACGCTGCTCGACCCGCAAATTGAGCGACAGCTAGTGTTTGATTGGGGATAA